The genomic region GACAGGACCGGCCAGCCCCTATTATGCAGGCTTCCTGCTGGGGCCGCGCATCAATGCCGGTGGCCGCGTGGGCGTGGCGGGCCTCGGACTGGAACTGCTCGGGAGTGATGATGCCGCGCGCGTGCGCGAAATTGCGCTGGAGCTGGACCGGCTGAATGCCGAACGCAAGGCCATTGAGGACGGTGTGCTGACGGCTGCGCTGGACGAGATTGAGTCCGGGCGCATCGACGCTAGCGGCCCGGTAATCGTGCTGGCCGGGGAGGGGTGGCATCCCGGCGTGATCGGCATCGCGGCCGGGCGCATCAAGGACCAGTTCAACCGGCCGACCATCGTGATCGGCGTGGAGAACGGCATCGGCAAGGGATCAGGACGGTCCTGCCCCGGCGTGCATCTGGGCAATGCGATAATGGCGGCGCGCGACGCCGGGCTGCTGGAAAAAGGGGGCGGGCACGCCATGGCGGCGGGTCTGACGGTCGAGGCCGCCCGGATCGGCGCATTCCGGGACTTCCTCGCCGAGCGGCTCGCGCCGGAATGGGCCGCAGCCGATGAGGCCCGCACCTTGCGCCTTGATGGCGTGGTCCACCCGGCCGCGGTGGATTTTGATTTTGGCGAGTCGCTCAAGCAGGCGGCGCCCTTCGGCGTGGGCAATCCCGAACCGCGCTTTGCCCTGTCGGATCTGCATATCCGCTTCGTGAAGGAGGTGGGGACCGGCCATCTGCGCTTCACCTTCGAGGCCGATACCGGCGCGCAGGTGTCAGGCATAGCGTTCCGGGCGCTTGGAAAGCCGCTGGGCGACGCGCTGACAACCGGACGTGACCAAAGATGGCATGTCGCAGGGCGCATCAAGGCCGAAGATAATCGCTTCGGACGCAAGGCAGAGCTGCATCTGGAAGATATGGCACCGGCCGTTTGAGCGTGGCCGGAATGTGCCGGGCTGCACAAGAAACTACCCGCAGGGCTTGCGTGCGGGATTCGGCTTGGATATAGAACCGCTCTCGCGCTGATGCGGGCCCTTCGTCTATCGGTTAGGACGCCAGGTTTTCAACCTGGAAAGAGGGGTTCGATTCCCCTAGGGCCTGCCACCGCGTGAACCTCCCGAAAATTTTCTGAACTGAACATCCTGCATGCACGCCACGCATTGTGGCGCACCGGCACGGCGATGGCTGTGACGGGGCTAGCCCGCCAGTATGGCGGCGGCAAGCCACGCCAGGGCGGTCCAGGCCAGACCATTGCTGATCACGACAAACGCCAGTGTCCGGCGCATGGACCACCGCCCGGTGCCGGCCAGCAGGTCTGTATCTGTCAGCTGAAAGCTGAAGCCTGTCAGCTGGGTATCAAGATGGCGTTGAAGGTCATGGGCAGGTGAGGGGACGGGGGGCGTTGAAGCCATTGCCGCGTCCAGCAGCGGTGCCGGTTGTGTCTCAACGGCAAGGCCATCGGCATCGCCAGGCAGCGCGCGGGCATCGGCGCTGTCAGCCGTTTCGGACCGTGCATTGGCAGCCATCGCGCTAGCCCCAGTACATTTTCGACTCGTCAAATATTGTGATTCAAGCACTTAAAGAAATAATAATTGAATGGCGTACTCAGTTCGCGTTGCGGTCCCGGCACGGGCGCGCAGGGTGGCGCTGTAGTATTTCTGCATCTGGTGGACGGTATAATCGTTTCGCGGCCCGGACACGCCTTCTGGGGCGTGATTTTACTGGCCACGTCAATGCAAATTTGATAACGGTAAACAGAAGGTAAATCCGAGGGGTTCGCAATGAAAACCGCTATCAAGTTTTCTAAAGTCATTTTGGGTGCTGCAGCATTCGCGCTTGCGCCAGCAGGTGCCATGGGTGTGACGGCTCACGCTATCGCCGCCGTGCAGGAAGCGCCTACCGCGCAGGAAGTCGCTGATGCGATCGTTGCTGCCGTTGCCGCACTTGGCCCGGACGCCACGACGGCGGAAATCGAGGCGGCCATTGTGGCGGCGGTCCTCGCCAGTGGCGCTGACAGACAGACCGCTGCGGCGGCGGTTGCAATCGCGTCAGCCAGCCCGGCGATGCAGACGCCCGCCGCACAGGCTGCAACGCAAAGCGTATCCGGCCAGCTGGCCAGCTCCGGAGTTGCCGGCGTGCCAGGCGGCCCTGCCGGGAGCTCGCCCACACCGCCCCCGCCTCCGCCTCCTGGTGGCCGTGGCGGCTCTGACTACTAAGACGTACAGATCCGGCGGCGGATGGTCTGAAGCAGGCCACTCCGCCTGATGATCCGGACATCGGACACGGCGGGACGCATTCTAAGGTGGGGACGTGATGGCTGGTCTCAGCAACAAACTGTTTTCGGGCGTTGGCACATTCGCGCTGACGGTAACGGCAGGCGGCGCATTCAGCGTTGGTGCTGCCGCGGACGCGGATGCCCAATGGCTTTGGGATCGTGACCGCAATGTCAGCGTCACGCAGCGGCCCCGGCCGGAATATGATGCGCTGGGCTTGCGCTCTGGCGCCTTCATCTGGCGTCCCGCCCTGGAGCTTGGTGTCGAGTTCAACGACAATATCTTCGCCACAGCGACCAACGAAGAATCCGACACGATCTTTGTGATCGCTCCCTCGGTGACGGTGGATACGACCTGGTCGCGGCACGCCTTCAATGCGTTTGCCAATGCACGGCGCAATGAGTACGCCGATTTCGGCTCCGAGAGCACGACCGACTATTCGCTGGGCGCAGGCGGCCGGCTCGACATCCATCGCGGCACGTCGGTGGGCGCGTCTGCGTCGCACAGCCGTGGGACAGAGCCGAGAACCTCGGCCGGCGCCGCAGGTTTTGCCGCTGAGCCCATCCGCTTCGACACAACCACCTTCGCGATCGGCGCCGAGCATACCTTCAACCGCCTGCGCCTGCGCGGCGGCTATGATTTCGCCAAGTCTGACTATGACGATGCCCGTCTGATTGGTGGCGGCATTGCCAGCCAGGACTTCCGCGACCAGGACATGCATCGCTTCACCCTGCGCGGCGACCTGGCGATCAGCCCTGATACCGCGTTGTTTGCCCGCTATCGCTATAACCAGCGTGATTTCCGCCTTGCGCCGCCTGCCGTGGCGACCAACCGGGACTCCGACGGTTACACATTTGATGTGGGTGTGGAGTTTGATCTTGGCGGTCTGGCCCGCGGCGAAATCGGCGTGGGTTACATGAAACAGGAGTATGACAGCCCGGCATTCGGTACCGTCGATGGCGTAAGTATTGACGGCATGCTGGAATGGTTCCCCACCCAGCTGACCACCCTTACCTTCACCGCCAGCCGCGGCATTGAGGACTCCGGTATCGCGGCGTCGTCTGGCTATCTGGGAACGGCGGTGTCGGCTCAAGCCGACCATGAGCTGTTGCGCAACGTTATACTGACGGCCCGGCTTGATTACGCCAATGACGAGTATCAGGGCAT from Glycocaulis abyssi harbors:
- the recJ gene encoding single-stranded-DNA-specific exonuclease RecJ, with translation MAGREPLFGVTASVTGRAWALSDAPDEVVAAIVRATGCNDALARLMASRGIGVDDAPGFLSPRLRDSFPDPSSFLGMDAAARAVWDAVEAGTRIAIFADYDVDGASSGAQLVRWLRAVGQEALTYVPDRIEEGYGPSAEAFTSLKAAGAGLVVTVDCGAAAHGALESAAGMGLPVVVIDHHLMDGPPPPALALVNPNQPGDISGCGHMAAAGVTLVFLAALNREGRARGAFKGQEPDILAMTDLAALGTICDVVPLTGPNRAIVTQGLKVMSGWQKAGLAALADVSGLTGPASPYYAGFLLGPRINAGGRVGVAGLGLELLGSDDAARVREIALELDRLNAERKAIEDGVLTAALDEIESGRIDASGPVIVLAGEGWHPGVIGIAAGRIKDQFNRPTIVIGVENGIGKGSGRSCPGVHLGNAIMAARDAGLLEKGGGHAMAAGLTVEAARIGAFRDFLAERLAPEWAAADEARTLRLDGVVHPAAVDFDFGESLKQAAPFGVGNPEPRFALSDLHIRFVKEVGTGHLRFTFEADTGAQVSGIAFRALGKPLGDALTTGRDQRWHVAGRIKAEDNRFGRKAELHLEDMAPAV
- a CDS encoding outer membrane beta-barrel protein — its product is MAGLSNKLFSGVGTFALTVTAGGAFSVGAAADADAQWLWDRDRNVSVTQRPRPEYDALGLRSGAFIWRPALELGVEFNDNIFATATNEESDTIFVIAPSVTVDTTWSRHAFNAFANARRNEYADFGSESTTDYSLGAGGRLDIHRGTSVGASASHSRGTEPRTSAGAAGFAAEPIRFDTTTFAIGAEHTFNRLRLRGGYDFAKSDYDDARLIGGGIASQDFRDQDMHRFTLRGDLAISPDTALFARYRYNQRDFRLAPPAVATNRDSDGYTFDVGVEFDLGGLARGEIGVGYMKQEYDSPAFGTVDGVSIDGMLEWFPTQLTTLTFTASRGIEDSGIAASSGYLGTAVSAQADHELLRNVILTARLDYANDEYQGIDREDQRWGATVQATYLMNRNVGLSASYSHLDQSSSGTAGPRDFRTNRFVIGVVLQY